Part of the Methylophaga nitratireducenticrescens genome is shown below.
CACTGGCATCTGCTTTATCGGTGAGCGACGCTTCCGTGAATTTCTGGGACGTTATATCCCGGCTCAACCTGGCGAAATGCGCACCCCGGAAGGCGAAAAAATTGGCGAACATTCAGGGTTAATGTATTACACCCTCGGCCAACGCCAGGGCCTTGGCATTGGTGGTCGTAAAAACAGCAGCGGTGAACCGTGGTTTGTCGCTGGCAAGGATATGCAAAAGCGAATTTTATATGTTGTTCAAGGTGAACATGAGTGGCTTTACAGCACTAAACTGACCGCTGAACAACTCTCGTGGGTGGCAGGCGATGCCCCGGAATTGCCATGTCGAGCCAGTGCAAAAACCCGCTATCGTCAACCAAATCAGCCCTGTCTAATCACTCAGGATCAACAGGGCAATATTCAGGTTGAATTTGATGAGCCACAACGCGCCGTCACCCCAGGACAATCTGTGGTGTTCTATCAGGATGATGTCTGTCTGGGCGGTGGCATTATTATCGATACCAACGCTCCGGGGATGCATCCATGAATCAGAAAACAATTATTCATGATCGGGTCATCGCCCTCTCCGCTTTGATGCAATCTGTGACTTTGGTCCAACAGATTGCTGAAACAGGTCAGGTCGATAATGATGATATGCAGACCATGCTGCAGAGTTTACTGGTGATGGATGCACCTGATACCGAATCGGTTTATGGTGAAATCAGTAAATTAAAAACCGGTATTCGTCAGTTCAATAATCAGCTATCGAAACGTAAACAACCTGGCGATATTGTGGTGTTACGCTATGCAATCGGGATTTTGCATTTGCAACGCAAACTGTCAAAGCACCCTGCGATGCTGGATCTGATTACCCGTGAACTGGATCAGATTCCTCAACAAGTTGAGTATTTTGGTAGCATCACCAGCCCTCAGGTCATTGCCCGTTTTGCCGATATTTATCAGCGTACCGTCAGTGAACTTACACCGCGTATTCAGGTTTTTGGTGATTCAGGCTTTTTGCAACAGGCCGACAATGTCAATCGCATTCGAGCGTTATTATTAACCGGCATAAGAGCCGCGGTTTTATGGCGACAGAAAGGTGGCAGACGCTGGCAGTTTTTACTGCAGAGCAATAAATTATTACAGGCAGCATCAGAGTTACACACTCAAACCTAATAAGGCTTCACCAATAATAGTCATAAAAAAAGGGCTGTAAAAACAGCCCTTTTTGGTTTCTGTGAGTTATCAGTTTAACTAACCTGAACTCGGGATAAGAAAATGAACTAAGTGCCTGCTTACGGATCAGATCTTTCGAGCAAGAATAATTTGATCACAAAGGTAAGCAGGCATGGACAAGTTAGTTGAAATTTTCTGTGACGTCGATGATTTTTGTCGTGTGTTTATTCCAGAATGGGAAAAAACGCTACTCCAATCGGGGCAACGTCAACGACGACGTCAGGGGCGAATGACGCCAGCGGAGATCATGACCATCATTATCGAGTTTCATCGCTCCAACTATCGCAATTTCAAAAGCTTTTATCTGCATCATGTGGCAAGACACCTACGCGATGCCTTCCCCGAACTGCTCAGCTACACCCGGTTTTTAGAGGTTATGCCAGGCGTACTGGTGCCACTGTGTGCGTACTTCACGCATCTGAAAGGCTCGGCAACGGGGATAGCCTTTGTCGATTCCACCAGCATCAAGGTTTGCCACAACCTGCGGATCCCTCGCCACAAGGTCTTTGACGGTGTGGCCACCCGGGGCAAGAGCACTATGGGCTGGTTTTACGGCTTTAAGCTACATCTGCTTATCAATCATCGCGGTGATATTCTGGATACCAAGCTCACACCGGCTAACGTCGATGACCGTGAACCCGTTCCAACAATGGTCAAAGGCTTGTTCGGTAAGCTCTATGCCGACAAGGGCTATATCAGTCAGGCGCTCTCCGGAAAGCTCTATGACCAGGGCATTGAACTCATCACCAATGTTCGTAAAAACATGAAACCGAAGCTATTATCACTCTGGGACAGGATATTACTCAAAAAGCGTTTCATCATTGAAACCATCAACGATCAGTTGAAGAATATCTCTCAAATCGAGCATTCCCGGCACAGAAGCCTGCATGGCTTCATGTTGAACCTCATGGGTGGGCTTATCGCCTATTGCCTGAAAGAAGATAAACCCTCCATCATGCTCTCTGAACAAGATATGAACTCACTTCACAGGCTCGCTTTGACGTCTGCTTAAACCGATCTCAGGTTAACTAGCTTTAGCACGTTGATAGTGCTCCAACTCGTTAAAATTCAGATAACGATAGATTTCATGCGCCATCGGCTGAATACCAGCGACTTTCTCCAGATATTCGGCAACCGTTGGAAGGCGTCCCATACTGGCAACCACCGCCGCGAGTTCTGCAGACGATAAATACACCTCGGCCCCATTACCCAGACGATTGGGGAAGTTACGGGTAGAGGTTGAAACCACCGTGGCATTATCAGCTACCCGTG
Proteins encoded:
- the hflD gene encoding high frequency lysogenization protein HflD, whose product is MNQKTIIHDRVIALSALMQSVTLVQQIAETGQVDNDDMQTMLQSLLVMDAPDTESVYGEISKLKTGIRQFNNQLSKRKQPGDIVVLRYAIGILHLQRKLSKHPAMLDLITRELDQIPQQVEYFGSITSPQVIARFADIYQRTVSELTPRIQVFGDSGFLQQADNVNRIRALLLTGIRAAVLWRQKGGRRWQFLLQSNKLLQAASELHTQT
- a CDS encoding IS982 family transposase codes for the protein MDKLVEIFCDVDDFCRVFIPEWEKTLLQSGQRQRRRQGRMTPAEIMTIIIEFHRSNYRNFKSFYLHHVARHLRDAFPELLSYTRFLEVMPGVLVPLCAYFTHLKGSATGIAFVDSTSIKVCHNLRIPRHKVFDGVATRGKSTMGWFYGFKLHLLINHRGDILDTKLTPANVDDREPVPTMVKGLFGKLYADKGYISQALSGKLYDQGIELITNVRKNMKPKLLSLWDRILLKKRFIIETINDQLKNISQIEHSRHRSLHGFMLNLMGGLIAYCLKEDKPSIMLSEQDMNSLHRLALTSA